The sequence ACGACGCACGCACCGAAGCGAAGCGAGGCGCGCAGCGAGGTGCAGGCAGCGAGCACGCCAGGGGCTTTCGTGGTGTGCAAACCAGATCACCACCGGGCGTCACATGATCAGACGACAAAAAGGACGAGGACCACTGGCTTTTTGCGGGTGGGCTGGGAGCGCTCTGCCATGACTCTGGACCCCGTCCACTTCGACGGCATCGCGGGGCTGGCTCGCCGGATCGACCACGGGGCCGACGAGCGAGACCGGCGGGAGTTCGCCGAGACGGTCTGGGCGCAGTTCCTCGAGCCCCTGCGGGACGGCGACGGCCGACCGATCCTCGAGCCGGTCGCCGACCGGTCCCGGATGCTGGTCGACTGCGAGGACGCCGCCCTCCAGGAGCCGCCGTTTCCGACCGTCAACGGCCTCGACGCGGGAACGATCAACCCGACGACGTTCCGCAACGGACTCGTACTCGACGTCGCCCACGCCGCGATGAGCGCCACGCCGAGTGACCTCGAGCTACATCGCTCGCGGACGGCCGTGATGACGGTCCACTCGAACGACGAGACGGCCCACGTCCACAACGACGACTGGGAGACGTTCGACGAGGGAAAGAGCAAGCGCCGGGCGTTCGCCGTCGGCGACGTCGACCGGTTCGCCGAGGGCGTCGTCCACGCGCTCGCACTCTACCTCGCCGAGAGCGAACACGCCCTCGAGCACGCAGCCCAGGTTCGAGACCTGCTGATCCTCGACGGGCCGCTGTACCCCCGCGGCCTGCTTCGGTGGGCCGACCAGCACGAGGACCTCCGGGACTTCCTGCTCGAGGACCCGCGGCCGACGACGGTCCTCGAGAACTACGTCCGACTGGTCGAGGACTTCGCCGATCGGGGCGTGCCGCTCGTGGGCTTCGTGAAGAATCCGGCGACGCGGCTGATCACTCGGACGCTGAAGGAAAACCCGGAGATCGATGTCAGCGCCCCCTGGAGCGACGACGCCGCGCTGTTTACCCGCCTGCTCGAGCGCGGAGAGTTCGTCGACGACGTCGAGGGGACCCGGTGGGAGCGAAACACCGAGGCGCTGACCTACACGAACTGGTTCCACTCCCGCGGTGGCGTCGATCGACCGCTATCTGGCGACGGCGACGCCCTCGGGGTCGACCGTCGGCGGCCGCTCGAGGACTACGAAGTGACGTTCTTCGTGCTCTACGACCCGCGGGACGACCTGCTCTACCGCGTCGAGGCCCCCTACGCGTTCACGCGCGATCGCGACCTCCGCGAGCGCCTCGCGATGGCCGTCGTTCAGGAGGTCGCCGTCGCCCACGGCCCACCGACGATCGTCGAAAAGGCAGACGAACTGGCGCGAATCAGCCGGTCGGAGAAACGGTCACTGCGGAACCGACTCGAGACGGAGTTCGACTCGAGTCAGCGCCGAACCTACGACGATCACCGCTGGGACCAGTCGCTGTAGAAGGATACATGAGCTGGCTTCACCGCGACTCGAGTTCGGCGTCCTCGAGCAGTTCGATCTCGACGTCCGGTTCGTCGATTCCGATGCGTGCAAACTGGGTCCGGACGTGTTCTTTCGCGGCGTCGACCGCCTGATCTCGAGTTTCGAACCCGCGAGGCATCGGCGACTCGAAGGCGATGTTTACCTCGCGGTCGTCGATCTGCTGGACGCTCCCGCCGCTTTCGACCTCGTAGAACTCGTCGCAGATCCAGACGTAGGGGGCGTCGTCGTCGGGCGAGCCGCTGAACTGGGGCGGCTCCTCGCCGCGCTCGAACAGCGTCCCGGTAAGCTCCGTCCCGCCGGCGCGGCCGCGTACCATGAGCATTTCTCTGGCCGAGCTAGGGTGGCGAGACCCAAAAACCCGCTGCCGTGATTCAGCGTCGCACAATCCCACGGTCCGGAGTAGTCGACGACCAGTACGTGGAGGTGGGTACGGCTCGACGTGCGACTCGAGATATCGGTGCGTTCGTCGACCATCAGCGATTTGCGGAACGTTCGGGGCGAAAGCCTCGCGCTTCAGCGCGCGGAGAATGTCAATCTGCGACGTGTTGCTGAATACAGGGCACGTATCGCTCACGAACTGATTTGTCACTCGAAGCCTGAACGACAGTTGTGTCCGAAGATCAAGTCATCTACGAGTCGATTGGGGTAATCCGAACGCCTTTCGAATCACCAGATGGAATGCCGATTCAACCGGTTGGAGATGCCGCTGTAGAGGGGACCGTGGAACTGAAGGAAGCGTATTCGGATGGAGTGAAAGACCTCGATGGATTCACGCATTGTATCTTGCTGTATCACTTTCATGCGTCCGACGATGCTGCTCCGCTGGAGGTTGAACCGTTCCTCGATGACGAACCGCGCGGAGTCTTTGCGACGCGAGCGCCGCAGCGTCCGAACCCAATCGGCCTCTCTGTCGTCGAAATAGAATCCATCACAGATGGAGACGTGACCGTCAACGGCATCGATGTCGTCGATCAGACACCAGTGCTAGATATTAAGCCATTCGTTCCCGACTTCGACGTTCCAGCTGACGCGGATACTGGGTGGCTCACCGCCTCGAAGTCAACGATTCGATCGAAGCAAGCTGACGAACGGTTTCTTTGAGAAACTCACACCTCGAGTTGATCACGCCACTCCTGATAGGAGCTACGCACCGACTCAAAAGAATTCGGGCGCTCAACGATTCTTGTCGAAGGCCTCCACTGCATCCTTCCCAAGGTCGGTGAAATACATGCGGTAGTACATGTACGAGCCGAGCAGTAAGGCACCGAGACTCGCTGTGAACCACCCGATGCGAGTATCCGGTACCCACGCTCTCGGCGGCCCAGTTCTGACTGGTTCTTCCGGGAAAATCGACGGGAACCGGGAAAGCAAAACCGGTTCAACGACTACCATCAGGAACGCGCCGATTAGCACCATCACGACAAACGTCTCACCGAGGAACCGGCGGGTGCTTTCATGCCGGAGAAGTTCCTTTTGTCGTTCTTTCATTCTTGCGTCTGTTCGCTCTCAACTTTTGATTCTTGCGTCTGTTCGCTCTCAACTCGGGATTGTGACTTCCTCCCCACCCTGCTCGCTCACGACTGACGCCGTTCGCTCCTCGAGGGTAGCGTGAGACCGGAGGTCTCACGGATCATGCGAACGGGCGCTTCGCGCCCGTGAGCAGATGGGGCTTCCTGTTTCCACGACGTTGTCAGACTACGTCTGACAGCCCGTGAGATGTAATCTCACGAACGCGCTTTGCAGGAACCGAATCGGTTCCCGCAGGGAGCGCAGTCTCCGCAGGCGTTCGAAAATCACATAGTGATATTCGAACGATCCATCTACTGGCCGACTGGTTCACCTGACCTGGGTTGGAATCGAGCTAAATGGACGCTATACAGATCCGCTGTATTCTGCAGCCAGCTTTCGACAGCCACTGGAGAGATCAACAACTGCTTCAGAAACTACCGAGCCTGCCTCATCGTTTGTCAGCGACCGCTGAGAGAATACGCGAACGGCTCTAGAACAACTCAGACATAGTCGATCGAAAGCGGCTCGGAGGAAAGTCCTCGTCACACGGGGCTCGGAGGGGGTAACACGTCGTCACAGCCGCCACCTGACGTAGGCACTCGAGCGGTTTTGGTCTGTCGCTTCGGCTTCGGCCCCACTCACGCTCACCCGCGCGCTACTGGTCGCGCCAGCCCTCGAGGGCGCGCAACTTCTCGGCCACCGTCGCAACATCGCTCGGCTCGATCACGCCGTCCTCCGTGACGATTTCGGCCACGCAGTCTGCGGGCGTGACGTCGAACGTGGGGTTCACCACGTCGACCGCGGCCTCGCCGTCGTAGACCGCCTCGCGGGAGCCGGACTCGAGGTTGACTCCCTCGCGCGTGGAAATCTTGTCGCTGGCGGCGACGACGGTGACGGGAACCCCCGCGCTATCGGCGGCGATGGCGGCCGCACGGGTGCCGGTCTTGTTCACCACCGAGCCGTCGGGCTGGATTGCGTCGGCACCGACGACGACGCGGGAGACGGCTTCGCGGCCGAGCACGTGGGCGATCGCGGCGTCGGTGCAGACGGTGATCGGTGCGTCGACGGTCGATACCGAGGCCAGCCGTTCGGCAACGTCGATCCCCTCCCGCGCCGGGCGGGACTCGGCGACGTAGATCCGCGAGGGGGCCGCTCGCTCGAGGGCCGCGAGCACGGTTCCGGATCGCGAGAGCGTCAGGACAGTCCCGTCGATGCGGTCGCTCGCGGTTGTGGCGGCCTGCTCGTCGGCGTCGACCGCGCGGTCGATTGTCTCGAGGGCCACCGTGAGAACGGCCGGTGCGTCGGCGTCGGCCGCCCCCTCTCCGGAACCAGCCTCGGACTCGGCCCTGCCCATCACCCGGTTCACGCGATTGCGCAGGACCGCCATCGCGGGCCGGGCCTCGAGCAGTCGTCCAGCCAGTGCGGCCAGTTCCTCGCGTTCGCCCGCCGGATCGGCGCGGTACTCGGCGCGCTCGCTGACGAGCAGGCCCGCCCGGTCGCGCAGCACCTCGAGTGCGCGGATCGAGAGCCACGCTGCGCCGTGGGTGTCGTCAGCGGTGATCGACCGAACCGTGGGTGCGACGCGCTCGTAGGCCGTCCAGAGCGCGGGCACCGTCTCGCGGTCGGCCCACGCCTCGTGATCGGGGACGTCGGTCGCCACGTCCGCGGGGAATCGACTCGCCAAGATCGCAGTCGGCGAGACCCACTCGAAGGCGTCGTGTTCCTCGCTTACCTCTATCTCGCGGGTGTCGACGTCAACGAGGTACGGGTGGACGACCCACGAGCGCTCGAGATCGGGGTCGTCGAGCTCGACGGGCCGACCGGACCGGACGACGTCGGCTGGGCTGACCTCGAGGCCGGTTTCCTCGCGGATCTCGACGAGTAGCTGGTCGTCGGGCTGGCCCTCGGCGAAGCCGGAGACGCCGCCCCACTGGCCGCGGTAGGTGCCGACGGCGTCGCTCCGGCGGAGCAAGAGGACCTCCCCACGATATCGGAGGAAGGCCGTGACGACGTGATCCGAGTCGCTCGCGTCCGATCGATCGGTCATGGAGTGAGCAACGTCGAGGGGTGAGGAATCGCTTTCGGGACCCACTCGCCGGCGATTGCGAACGGCCATCGTGACCGGGACGGTCGGTACCCACACCCGGGCGAGTGGGTGACCGATACGTGCCCGCCGTCTCACAGACGAGTCAACGAGTGACCGGCAGGAACACAGGCGAGGCCGAGACTGGAGAACCGGCCGTAGGATTCCACCGGGAGCGACGAGTGAACGGCGGTCGGACCGGATCGTGCCGGGGCCATCGCTCTGACTCGAGGCTGCAGGTAACAACACTGAGTACGATTCGTATCGCAGACAGGACAATGAGGATTCGCGTCGAGTGGCGCCGCAGTCTGAATCTCACCGGGTCGGTGCTGAAGTGGCTGGCGCTCCCGCTGTGTTTTCCGCTCGTGTTGGCGGCCTACTACCGGGAGCCGGTCACTCCCTTTCTGGTGGCAATCCTCGTGACGCTGGTCGTCGGTGTGGCGTTCGAACGGCTCGAGAGCGAGGGGCAGCTGGGGCCGCGTGAGGCGTTTCTCATGGTCGCACTGACCTGGTTTCTGGTTGCGCTCGTCGGGGCGATTCCGTTCGTCGTCGCCGGCCAGGGGACGATCTCCCACCCGGTCAACGCTCTGTTCGAGTCGATGAGTGGGCTCACGACGACGGGGGCGACTGTGCTCCGGGATTTCGACGCCCACGCCCGGTCGATCATGATGTGGCGTCAGCTCATCCAGTGGCTCGGCGGGCTCGGCATCCTCATCCTCGCGACGGCGATCCTCTCCCAGCTGTCGGTCGGTGGCGCACAGCTCATGGAGAGTGAGACCCAGTACCAGAACGTCAACCGGCTCACGCCTCACATCGAGGATACCGCACGCCTGATCTTGCGGCTGTACGCCGGACTGACGGCCGTCGCCATCGCCGTCCTCTACGGGCTCCATCTGCTCGGCCTCGCACCGAACATGACGCTGTTCAACGCGGTCGCACACGCGTTCACCAGCGTCGCGACAGCCGGCTTTTCCCCCGAACCGCTGAGCCTCGAGGCGTTCGAACCGATCGTCCAGTGGGCGGTCATGCCGTTTATGATCCTCGGTTCGACCAGCTTCGTTCTCATGTACTTCGTCCTGCAGGGCAACGTCTCCCGGCTGCGCGAGAGCGAAGAATTACACTTCTACCTCGGAAGCATCGTCGTCTTCGCCGCACTGGTGTTTACGGTGCTGACGGTGACGGAGAACCCGACCGGGAACGGCATTCACGACACCGTTCGCCAGTCGCTGTTCAATGTGATTTCGATCGTCACCACCACGGGGTACGCTAACGCCGACTTCAACCAGTGGTCGCCGTTCGCCAAGCATCTCCTGTTCATGTGCATGTTCCTCGGCGGGATGGCCGGGTCGACGACCTGTTCGATCAAGTCCCTCCGGTGGCTCGTCGTACTGAAGGCGTTCCGACGCGACCTGTTCACCGCGGCTCACCCCGAAGCGGTCCGGCCGATCCGTCTGAGCGGTCGCGCCGTCGACGAGGGAACGATCCGGGACGTCTACTCATACACGCTCGTCGCCGTCGTCGGCGTATTCCTCGTGACCGTCCTGATCGTCATCGACGGTGCCCGAACTGGCCTCTCCCTCGTGGGCGACTTCGGCGAGTTCGAAGCCCTCGGCGCGGCCGCCTCGACGTTCCTCAACATCGGCCCGGCGTTTGGACCCGCCGGCCCCTACGGCACTTACGACGTCTTCCCGACGACGACCAAGGCCGCGATGATCGTCGTGATGTGGGTCGGCCGTATCGAGATCATCCCCGTCCTCGTCCTGCTCACACCGTCGTTCTGGCGGTCCTGAGTGATCTGGTCGGACCGGTTCGAGCCGATACTACCTCGAGCGCCGGCCGCCCCCACCCGAATTGGTACTCGAGTCCGTGTGAATAATTATCAGAAGGCGTATGTATCGCTGTGCGGAGACCTCGAGTAGATCCGATGGCATCCCGACGGCGGACGACCTCCGACGACGTCGACGCCCAGCCCGAACCGATCAACTGGCGCCAGTCCGGTGCTGCCGTGACTCTCTACGACGAGCGGAACCCCGACGCCTGGGTCCGAATGGAGTTTCAGGCCGGTGTCCCCCCAGAACATCGGCT is a genomic window of Natrarchaeobaculum aegyptiacum containing:
- a CDS encoding DUF7113 family protein; the protein is MLMVRGRAGGTELTGTLFERGEEPPQFSGSPDDDAPYVWICDEFYEVESGGSVQQIDDREVNIAFESPMPRGFETRDQAVDAAKEHVRTQFARIGIDEPDVEIELLEDAELESR
- the tsaA gene encoding tRNA (N6-threonylcarbamoyladenosine(37)-N6)-methyltransferase TrmO translates to MSEDQVIYESIGVIRTPFESPDGMPIQPVGDAAVEGTVELKEAYSDGVKDLDGFTHCILLYHFHASDDAAPLEVEPFLDDEPRGVFATRAPQRPNPIGLSVVEIESITDGDVTVNGIDVVDQTPVLDIKPFVPDFDVPADADTGWLTASKSTIRSKQADERFL
- a CDS encoding TrkH family potassium uptake protein; protein product: MRIRVEWRRSLNLTGSVLKWLALPLCFPLVLAAYYREPVTPFLVAILVTLVVGVAFERLESEGQLGPREAFLMVALTWFLVALVGAIPFVVAGQGTISHPVNALFESMSGLTTTGATVLRDFDAHARSIMMWRQLIQWLGGLGILILATAILSQLSVGGAQLMESETQYQNVNRLTPHIEDTARLILRLYAGLTAVAIAVLYGLHLLGLAPNMTLFNAVAHAFTSVATAGFSPEPLSLEAFEPIVQWAVMPFMILGSTSFVLMYFVLQGNVSRLRESEELHFYLGSIVVFAALVFTVLTVTENPTGNGIHDTVRQSLFNVISIVTTTGYANADFNQWSPFAKHLLFMCMFLGGMAGSTTCSIKSLRWLVVLKAFRRDLFTAAHPEAVRPIRLSGRAVDEGTIRDVYSYTLVAVVGVFLVTVLIVIDGARTGLSLVGDFGEFEALGAAASTFLNIGPAFGPAGPYGTYDVFPTTTKAAMIVVMWVGRIEIIPVLVLLTPSFWRS
- a CDS encoding NUDIX domain-containing protein → MTDRSDASDSDHVVTAFLRYRGEVLLLRRSDAVGTYRGQWGGVSGFAEGQPDDQLLVEIREETGLEVSPADVVRSGRPVELDDPDLERSWVVHPYLVDVDTREIEVSEEHDAFEWVSPTAILASRFPADVATDVPDHEAWADRETVPALWTAYERVAPTVRSITADDTHGAAWLSIRALEVLRDRAGLLVSERAEYRADPAGEREELAALAGRLLEARPAMAVLRNRVNRVMGRAESEAGSGEGAADADAPAVLTVALETIDRAVDADEQAATTASDRIDGTVLTLSRSGTVLAALERAAPSRIYVAESRPAREGIDVAERLASVSTVDAPITVCTDAAIAHVLGREAVSRVVVGADAIQPDGSVVNKTGTRAAAIAADSAGVPVTVVAASDKISTREGVNLESGSREAVYDGEAAVDVVNPTFDVTPADCVAEIVTEDGVIEPSDVATVAEKLRALEGWRDQ
- a CDS encoding DNA double-strand break repair nuclease NurA: MTLDPVHFDGIAGLARRIDHGADERDRREFAETVWAQFLEPLRDGDGRPILEPVADRSRMLVDCEDAALQEPPFPTVNGLDAGTINPTTFRNGLVLDVAHAAMSATPSDLELHRSRTAVMTVHSNDETAHVHNDDWETFDEGKSKRRAFAVGDVDRFAEGVVHALALYLAESEHALEHAAQVRDLLILDGPLYPRGLLRWADQHEDLRDFLLEDPRPTTVLENYVRLVEDFADRGVPLVGFVKNPATRLITRTLKENPEIDVSAPWSDDAALFTRLLERGEFVDDVEGTRWERNTEALTYTNWFHSRGGVDRPLSGDGDALGVDRRRPLEDYEVTFFVLYDPRDDLLYRVEAPYAFTRDRDLRERLAMAVVQEVAVAHGPPTIVEKADELARISRSEKRSLRNRLETEFDSSQRRTYDDHRWDQSL